A window of the Neofelis nebulosa isolate mNeoNeb1 chromosome 13, mNeoNeb1.pri, whole genome shotgun sequence genome harbors these coding sequences:
- the LOC131493356 gene encoding uncharacterized protein LOC131493356 isoform X1, producing the protein MWSRQPSSWKYGVRGTDKMTLMEESDPECETFHKKTPKFFKRQRELEPVNLIVNGRIKLIHSDWFRDGHTIQVGPMEVNSEIFAGKTGRGSCLSAGAAELYNVEPKHRAGRSHCMKRACQVEPIQRRAGLRERAFFSSEDCLGLCPALTRKKCHNPKCW; encoded by the exons ATGTGGTCCCGGCAACCTAGTTCCTG GAAATATGGAGTTAGAGGAACCGATAAAATGACCCTGATGGAAGAATCAGATCCAGAATGTGAGACATTCCATAAGAAAACGCCTAAATTCTTCAAAAG GCAGAGGGAATTAGAACCAGTTAACCTGATAGTCAATGGAAGAATAAAACTAAT acacagtgattggttcagggatgGGCATACAATCCAGGTTGGTCCAATGGAAGTCAATTCTGAGATCTTTGCTGGAAAGACTGGAAGAGGCAGCTGTCTTTCTGCTGGGGCTGCTGAACTGTACAATGTAGAACCTAAGCATAGAGCTGGTAGGAGCCACTGCATGAAGAGGGCTTGCCAAGTGGAACCAATCCAAAGGAGAGCAGGGCTAAGAGAGAG AGCTTTCTTCTCTTCTGAAGACTGCCTGGGTCTGTGTCCTGCATTAACCAG AAAGAAGTGTCATAAtcccaaatgttggtga
- the LOC131493356 gene encoding protein FAM136A-like isoform X2, protein MQCRVTMADLQQLQVQKAVDSAVKSLERENIQKMLMFWYSCCEDSREGMRQVHQCIERCHAPLAQTQLKKFQGCLAQCTMHCSDKAKDSIDAGNRGFQVKWQLETCVTKYVDDHMHQIPTMTEKISSTGKLTSL, encoded by the coding sequence ATGCAATGCAGGGTCACCATGGCAGACCTGCAGCAGCTCCAGGTGCAGAAGGCAGTAGACTCCGCGGTGAAGAgtctggagagagagaacatccagAAGATGCTCATGTTCTGGTACAGCTGTTGTGAGGATAGTCGGGAGGGCATGCGGCAGGTGCACCAATGCATTGAGCGCTGCCATGCGCCTCTGGCTCAAACCCAGTTGAAGAAATTCCAGGGCTGCCTGGCCCAGTGCACCATGCACTGCAGTGACAAAGCCAAAgattcaatagatgcaggaaataGAGGGTTTCAGGTGAAGTGGCAGCTGGAGACTTGTGTGACCAAGTATGTGGATGACCACATGCACCAAATCCCAACCATGACTGAGAAGATCTCATCCACTGGGAAATTGACGTCTTTGTAA